A single window of Gossypium arboreum isolate Shixiya-1 chromosome 13, ASM2569848v2, whole genome shotgun sequence DNA harbors:
- the LOC108462478 gene encoding transcription factor WER: MVRGPFYDKNGMKKGEWSAEEDHKLRSYIQRYGHWNWRELPKYAGLKRCGKSCRLRWMNYLRPELKRGNFTEEEDALIIKLHDEMGNRWSTIAKSFPGRTDNEIKNHWHAHLKKRTKRDEKDKSDCWQSEAIRNENICEGEGERERESNSILVDTPNNMILESSPLSPATSTCTEQSSFSSGSGSMFSFNVVGGLEDNCLPCSGTYEAESSGDFWSQPFVADNTSSLEKGGFEMLLEYEDMYHNDSAYLLYELMQGWI, encoded by the exons ATGGTGAGAGGTCCCTTCTATGATAAAAATGGGATGAAGAAGGGTGAATGGAGTGCTGAAGAAGATCACAAACTAAGATCTTATATACAAAGATATGGCCATTGGAACTGGCGTGAGCTCCCCAAGTATGCCG GGCTTAAAAGGTGCGGAAAGAGTTGCAGGTTAAGATGGATGAATTACCTCCGGCCTGAACTAAAGCGCGGCAACTTCACTGAAGAAGAAGATGCATTGATCATCAAATTACATGATGAAATGGGAAACAG ATGGTCTACCATAGCTAAAAGTTTTCCAGGACGAACAGACAATGAAATAAAAAACCACTGGCACGCTCATCTAAAGAAACGTACAAAGCGTGATGAGAAAGACAAGTCCGATTGTTGGCAAAGTGAAGCCATCCGGAATGAGAATATTTGTGAAGGTGAAGGTGAACGTGAACGTGAAAGCAATAGCATCCTTGTTGATACTCCCAACAACATGATCTTAGAGAGTTCACCTTTGTCTCCAGCAACATCTACATGTACTGAACAATCCTCCTTTAGCTCCGGCAGTGGATCTATGTTCAGCTTCAATGTTGTTGGCGGCTTAGAGGATAATTGCCTTCCATGTTCGGGAACATATGAAGCTGAAAGCAGTGGAGATTTCTGGAGTCAACCCTTTGTTGCAGACAATACATCATCCTTGGAAAAGGGTGGATTTGAGATGCTTTTGGAATATGAGGACATGTATCATAATGATTCCGCATATTTGCTCTACGAATTGATGCAAGGATGGATATAA